From the genome of Solidesulfovibrio carbinolicus, one region includes:
- a CDS encoding IS1380 family transposase produces MGKLTLEITEEPIAGNAGLVAMGELMRISDIDSTCAKRESPNYQVAEKDILRSLGGLIGIGKVGFDHVRQFKNSEFFVTALGVGRVPSEATLRQRFEAMSLDRNVHEAMPMCSVRMLRKLDFKPRIVTVPHFVGVRIDTDSTILDNSDTKKEGVAKGYTGILGYAPVCSFLEGGLIVGAKLCPGSHHPLHEGALDFHAGVRSRVRKLTNARLLWVDDAAFDDGALMAARLKAGDSFITRHNLRREKPEILINLAMHEGQVHSPRPGKTVYTGSTRREREEIGEVRLVYEMTERTSKKGQTLLLPEYKVFSVWTNLEKVSDADILRLYRDRGTCEQYFAELKSELDLERLPSGKFSVNELFFQLGVLVNNMLRVLGESLLDSGVIGLKRATRRRLRTIMQGMMYLGGRFVRHARRVVVKVVSNGGFGEALVGMQRRLAQA; encoded by the coding sequence ATGGGAAAGCTGACCCTTGAGATCACCGAAGAACCGATCGCCGGCAATGCCGGGCTTGTAGCCATGGGCGAACTCATGCGCATCAGCGACATCGACTCCACCTGCGCCAAACGGGAGTCCCCGAACTATCAGGTTGCTGAGAAGGACATCCTGCGGAGCCTTGGCGGTCTCATTGGAATAGGCAAGGTGGGTTTCGACCACGTGCGGCAATTCAAGAATAGCGAGTTCTTCGTGACAGCCCTGGGGGTTGGTCGTGTGCCGTCGGAAGCCACTCTGCGTCAGCGTTTCGAGGCCATGAGCCTTGATCGGAACGTCCACGAAGCCATGCCCATGTGCTCTGTGCGCATGCTGCGCAAGCTGGATTTCAAGCCCCGGATCGTCACCGTACCTCACTTTGTTGGCGTGCGGATCGACACCGACTCCACCATCCTTGACAACAGCGACACCAAGAAGGAGGGCGTCGCCAAGGGCTACACCGGGATTCTCGGCTACGCCCCGGTCTGCTCGTTCCTTGAAGGCGGCCTGATTGTTGGAGCCAAGCTTTGTCCAGGGAGCCATCACCCCCTGCATGAAGGGGCCTTGGACTTCCATGCCGGGGTCCGCTCGCGGGTGCGCAAGCTGACCAATGCCCGCCTGCTCTGGGTGGACGACGCAGCCTTCGATGATGGGGCACTCATGGCGGCGCGGCTCAAGGCCGGGGACAGTTTCATCACTCGCCACAATCTGCGCCGAGAAAAACCAGAGATTTTGATCAACCTGGCCATGCACGAAGGACAAGTTCATTCTCCCAGGCCCGGCAAGACTGTTTACACGGGAAGCACCCGCCGGGAACGTGAAGAAATCGGAGAGGTCCGGCTGGTGTATGAGATGACCGAGAGGACCAGCAAGAAAGGGCAGACCCTGCTCTTGCCAGAGTACAAAGTCTTCAGTGTCTGGACGAACCTCGAGAAGGTGTCCGATGCCGACATCCTGCGGTTGTACCGAGACCGGGGTACGTGCGAGCAGTATTTCGCGGAGCTGAAAAGCGAACTCGACCTGGAGCGCCTTCCGTCCGGAAAATTCAGCGTCAACGAGTTGTTCTTCCAGCTCGGGGTCCTGGTAAACAACATGCTGCGCGTGCTGGGCGAGTCGCTTCTCGACTCCGGGGTCATTGGGCTGAAGAGGGCAACGCGCCGCCGTTTGCGCACCATTATGCAGGGGATGATGTACTTGGGCGGACGGTTCGTCCGGCATGCGCGGCGAGTTGTCGTGAAGGTGGTGTCCAACGGCGGCTTCGGCGAAGCGCTTGTCGGCATGCAGAGACGGTTGGCGCAAGCCTAA
- a CDS encoding class I SAM-dependent methyltransferase, which produces MTHAWNKAAAIRKSQIENGCDITFCDIFLPYYENLTERLSPVSLLEIGCGTGHLLKRIAHHADHAFGIEPSQGMFEVAKATLEEINIDLVNCTIENYNYPRKFDLIISHLCAQCVGNIKHWFDSIRKTINKSGLFVFSIPHPCFYNEYKSIFMPQEYEYAKELDTVFDLTISLDNLNVIKNIPYFHRPISTYINQLTLSGFSVKHIDEVIPNNSVQKKYGVPWKTPRYMAIHATTGEIFNGS; this is translated from the coding sequence ATGACGCATGCGTGGAATAAAGCCGCTGCAATTAGGAAGAGCCAAATTGAAAACGGTTGCGACATAACCTTCTGTGATATATTTTTACCATATTATGAAAACTTAACCGAAAGACTTTCACCCGTTTCATTACTGGAAATTGGGTGTGGAACAGGGCATCTACTGAAACGAATCGCACACCACGCCGATCACGCTTTTGGGATCGAGCCTTCGCAAGGCATGTTTGAAGTTGCAAAAGCAACCCTAGAAGAAATAAACATAGACCTTGTCAATTGCACCATAGAAAATTACAATTATCCAAGGAAATTTGATTTAATCATCTCCCACCTATGTGCGCAGTGCGTAGGAAACATCAAACACTGGTTTGACTCCATACGTAAAACAATCAATAAATCTGGCTTATTTGTCTTCTCTATTCCGCACCCTTGTTTTTACAACGAATACAAATCTATATTCATGCCTCAAGAATATGAATACGCAAAAGAACTTGATACAGTTTTTGATTTAACAATATCACTAGACAATTTAAACGTAATTAAAAATATACCATATTTCCATAGACCGATAAGCACGTACATCAATCAATTAACTCTGTCCGGCTTTTCAGTGAAACACATAGACGAGGTCATTCCAAACAATTCTGTGCAAAAAAAATATGGAGTTCCTTGGAAAACTCCAAGATATATGGCCATTCATGCCACTACCGGGGAGATATTCAATGGATCTTGA